Proteins from a single region of Streptomyces sp. HUAS 15-9:
- a CDS encoding acyl-CoA mutase large subunit family protein, translating to MARESESGLPIEPVYGPRDLAGRDPAETLGEPGAYPFTRGVYPTMYTGRPWTMRQYAGFGTATESNARYKQLIAHGTTGLSVAFDLPTQMGHDSDAPLAHGEVGKVGVAIDSIDDMRVLFGGIPLDKVSTSMTINAPAALLLLLYQLVAEEQGVPADRLTGTIQNDVLKEYIARGTYIFPPKPSLRLIADIFKYCRAEIPKWNTISISGYHMAEAGASPAQEIAFTLADGIEYVRTAVSAGMDVDDFAPRLSFFFVARTTILEEVAKFRAARRIWARVMREEFGAKDPKSWMLRFHTQTAGVQLTAQQPEVNLVRVAVQALAAVLGGTQSLHTNSFDEAIALPTDKSARLALRTQQVLAHETDVTATVDPFAGSYAVERMTDDVEAAALDLMRRVEDLGGAVAAIERGFQKEEIERNAYRIAQETDAGERVVVGVNRFQLHEEEPYEPLRVDPAIEAQQADRLARLRAERDQTAVDAALVALKKAAEGEDNVLYPMRAALRARATVGEVCNALREVWGAYVPSDAF from the coding sequence ATGGCCCGTGAGTCGGAGTCCGGACTGCCCATCGAACCCGTCTACGGCCCGCGGGACCTCGCGGGCCGCGACCCCGCCGAGACCCTGGGCGAGCCGGGTGCGTACCCCTTCACCCGCGGCGTGTACCCCACGATGTACACGGGCCGCCCCTGGACCATGCGGCAGTACGCGGGCTTCGGCACGGCGACCGAGTCCAACGCTCGCTACAAGCAGCTGATCGCGCACGGCACGACCGGTCTGTCCGTCGCCTTCGACCTGCCCACCCAGATGGGCCACGACTCGGACGCGCCGCTCGCCCACGGCGAGGTGGGCAAGGTCGGTGTGGCCATCGACTCCATCGACGACATGCGGGTGCTGTTCGGCGGAATCCCGCTGGACAAGGTGTCGACGTCCATGACGATCAACGCCCCGGCCGCGCTGCTGCTGCTCCTGTACCAGCTGGTGGCGGAGGAGCAGGGCGTGCCGGCGGACCGGCTCACGGGCACCATCCAGAACGACGTCCTGAAGGAGTACATCGCGCGCGGGACGTACATCTTCCCGCCCAAGCCGTCCCTGCGGCTGATCGCGGACATCTTCAAGTACTGCCGGGCCGAGATCCCGAAGTGGAACACGATCTCGATCTCCGGTTACCACATGGCGGAAGCCGGCGCGTCCCCCGCGCAGGAGATCGCCTTCACGCTCGCCGACGGCATCGAATACGTCCGTACGGCGGTATCGGCGGGCATGGACGTCGACGACTTCGCGCCCCGGCTGTCGTTCTTCTTCGTCGCCCGGACGACGATCCTGGAGGAGGTCGCCAAGTTCCGCGCGGCCCGCCGGATCTGGGCGCGGGTGATGCGGGAGGAGTTCGGCGCGAAGGACCCGAAGTCCTGGATGCTGCGCTTCCACACCCAGACGGCGGGCGTCCAGCTCACGGCCCAGCAGCCCGAGGTGAACCTGGTGCGGGTGGCGGTCCAGGCCCTGGCCGCGGTGCTCGGCGGCACCCAGTCCCTGCACACCAACTCCTTCGACGAGGCGATCGCGCTGCCCACGGACAAGAGCGCGCGACTGGCCCTGCGCACGCAGCAGGTCCTGGCCCACGAGACGGATGTGACCGCGACGGTGGACCCGTTCGCCGGTTCGTACGCCGTCGAGCGGATGACGGACGACGTGGAGGCGGCGGCGCTCGACCTGATGCGCAGGGTCGAGGACCTCGGCGGCGCGGTCGCGGCGATCGAGCGCGGCTTCCAGAAGGAGGAGATCGAGCGCAACGCGTACCGCATCGCCCAGGAGACGGACGCGGGCGAACGGGTCGTGGTCGGCGTCAACCGCTTCCAGCTGCACGAGGAGGAGCCCTACGAACCCCTCCGCGTGGACCCCGCGATCGAGGCCCAGCAGGCGGACCGGCTGGCGAGGCTGCGCGCCGAACGGGACCAGACAGCCGTGGACGCGGCACTGGTGGCCCTGAAGAAGGCGGCCGAGGGCGAGGACAACGTCCTGTACCCGATGAGGGCGGCGCTACGGGCGCGGGCGACAGTGGGCGAGGTGTGCAACGCGCTGCGGGAGGTCTGGGGGGCGTACGTGCCGTCGGACGCGTTCTGA
- a CDS encoding L,D-transpeptidase family protein: MGSLGRTTAALTSAVALAALCGCTVQVPDADGKPRSPVHVQLPGDPTPRSSPTPTTAPAGNRPARVLWSRGDSGTAVRELQARLRQVAWLFDGPTGTYDDLTQKAVSGFQGKRGLPRTGKTDIVTWQRLLRMTHEPGTWELYLMGGQPAAAPDPRCLTGRVLCISKTSRTLRWMVDGRTVSTMSVRFGAQYTPTREGVFSIYWKSRHHVSTLYHSPMPYAMFFSGGQAVHFSYDFAARGYAGGSHGCVNVRDEAAISQLFAQVRTGDKVVVYW, encoded by the coding sequence ATGGGGAGCCTCGGAAGAACAACCGCCGCACTCACCTCGGCCGTCGCACTCGCCGCGCTGTGCGGCTGCACCGTGCAGGTCCCGGACGCGGACGGCAAGCCCCGCTCGCCGGTGCACGTCCAGTTGCCGGGTGACCCGACGCCGCGCTCGAGTCCCACCCCCACCACGGCGCCCGCCGGGAACCGGCCCGCCCGTGTGCTGTGGTCCCGCGGCGACTCCGGGACGGCCGTGCGTGAACTGCAGGCCCGCCTGCGCCAGGTGGCCTGGCTCTTCGACGGGCCGACGGGGACGTACGACGATCTGACCCAGAAGGCGGTCAGCGGCTTCCAGGGCAAGCGCGGGCTGCCGCGGACCGGGAAGACCGACATCGTCACCTGGCAGCGGCTGCTGCGGATGACGCACGAGCCGGGCACCTGGGAGCTGTATCTGATGGGCGGTCAGCCGGCCGCCGCGCCCGATCCGCGCTGTCTGACCGGACGGGTGCTCTGCATCAGCAAGACGAGCCGGACATTGCGCTGGATGGTGGACGGCCGGACGGTGTCGACCATGTCGGTGCGGTTCGGCGCGCAGTACACCCCGACCCGGGAGGGTGTGTTCAGCATCTACTGGAAGTCGCGCCACCATGTGTCGACGCTCTATCACTCCCCCATGCCGTACGCGATGTTCTTCAGCGGCGGCCAGGCGGTGCACTTCTCGTACGACTTCGCGGCGCGCGGTTACGCGGGCGGCTCGCACGGCTGTGTCAATGTGCGGGACGAGGCGGCGATCTCGCAGCTCTTCGCGCAGGTCCGGACCGGCGACAAGGTCGTCGTCTACTGGTGA
- a CDS encoding RNA polymerase sigma factor, translating to MLGDDAELTAAVRAAQDGDETAFRTVYRAVHPRLLGYVRTLVGDPDAEDVTSEAWLQIARDLERFSGDADRFRGWAARIARNRALDHIRMRGRRPAIGGDETELSGRAAESDTAGEAIEALATGSTLSLIARLPQDQAEAVVLRVVVGLDAKTAAETLGKRAGAVRTAAHRGLKRLAELLGEDPEAAGVLDALPAQREPRRRAVTSATVTHTRARTQKDM from the coding sequence GTGCTGGGGGACGACGCGGAGCTGACCGCCGCGGTGCGTGCGGCACAGGACGGGGACGAGACCGCTTTCCGGACTGTGTACCGCGCTGTACATCCGCGGCTGCTCGGTTACGTACGGACGCTGGTCGGCGATCCGGACGCCGAGGACGTGACGTCCGAGGCCTGGCTGCAGATAGCCCGTGACCTGGAGCGGTTCAGCGGCGACGCGGACCGGTTCCGCGGCTGGGCGGCCCGTATAGCCCGCAACCGCGCGCTGGACCACATACGGATGCGCGGACGCCGCCCCGCGATCGGCGGCGACGAGACCGAACTGTCCGGCCGGGCGGCCGAGTCCGACACCGCGGGCGAGGCCATCGAGGCCCTGGCCACCGGCAGCACCCTCTCCCTCATCGCGCGGCTCCCGCAGGACCAGGCCGAAGCGGTCGTGCTGCGGGTCGTCGTGGGCCTCGACGCCAAGACCGCGGCCGAGACGCTCGGCAAGCGCGCGGGCGCCGTACGCACCGCCGCACACCGCGGGTTGAAGCGGCTCGCGGAACTGCTCGGGGAGGATCCGGAAGCGGCCGGAGTGCTCGACGCGCTGCCCGCCCAGCGAGAACCACGCCGCCGTGCGGTGACGTCCGCCACTGTGACGCATACGCGAGCGCGGACGCAGAAGGACATGTGA
- a CDS encoding RNA polymerase sigma factor encodes MGQGGEPRRGQAYDGELGAAVARAQEGDETAFTVVYRLVQPGLLGYLRGLVGDDAEDVASDAWLEIARDLGRFKGDGAGFRGWSATIARHRALDHLRRRRVRPRATALEQDVLELPGRHSTHEQALEAISTEGALSLLRELPRDQAEAVLLRVVVGLDGPAAARVLGKRPGAVRTAAYRGLKRLARRLGAGDEAEGVTEDGSRTLGEST; translated from the coding sequence TTGGGCCAGGGAGGGGAACCCCGCCGCGGTCAGGCGTACGACGGGGAGCTGGGCGCGGCCGTCGCGCGGGCCCAGGAGGGCGACGAGACAGCTTTCACGGTCGTGTACCGGCTGGTGCAGCCGGGCCTGCTCGGCTATCTGCGCGGCCTGGTCGGCGACGACGCCGAGGACGTGGCCTCGGACGCCTGGCTGGAGATCGCCCGGGACCTGGGCAGGTTCAAGGGCGACGGGGCCGGCTTCCGCGGCTGGAGCGCGACGATCGCCCGGCACCGGGCGCTGGACCATCTGCGCCGCCGGCGGGTACGGCCCCGGGCGACGGCGCTGGAACAGGACGTACTGGAGCTGCCCGGCCGGCACAGCACACACGAGCAGGCGCTGGAGGCCATCTCGACCGAGGGCGCGCTGAGTCTGCTGCGCGAGCTGCCGCGCGACCAGGCCGAGGCCGTCCTGCTGCGCGTGGTCGTCGGCCTCGACGGCCCCGCGGCGGCACGGGTCCTGGGCAAGCGCCCCGGCGCCGTGCGCACCGCCGCGTACCGGGGGCTGAAGAGGCTGGCCCGGCGGCTCGGCGCCGGGGACGAGGCGGAAGGTGTGACGGAAGACGGCTCTCGCACGCTGGGGGAGTCGACATGA